A DNA window from Acetilactobacillus jinshanensis contains the following coding sequences:
- a CDS encoding helix-turn-helix domain-containing protein, translated as MKVSGKIIKHHRINSGLSQYQLADGICAQATISLIENRNSCPKLGILARIGQRLNIPIHSVIRPSINLVDVEEAILQDKYQKAKRQLSRIPVHKFKVHHQMPQYFCYQGLLSYINDDDRDALYYFHKTVIQNFSPINKYYRVWANLGISCVYFKQKDYVKSLEFAKVAKQHLNFDVATKIHQRVRLFIVLRLKLAKLFYQLKAFKISNAVCFQTISDSAKIHSMYKLRDVYTQISQNYLGLNQPSNAESAKRQAHAFHHVYQHPESLPSQI; from the coding sequence ATGAAAGTCTCTGGAAAAATAATTAAACATCACCGTATCAATTCCGGACTATCACAGTACCAGTTAGCTGACGGGATATGCGCGCAAGCGACCATTAGTTTAATTGAAAACCGGAACAGTTGTCCTAAGTTGGGAATTTTAGCGCGAATTGGTCAACGTTTGAACATTCCGATTCATTCCGTTATCAGGCCATCGATTAATTTAGTCGATGTTGAAGAAGCCATTTTGCAAGACAAATATCAAAAAGCTAAACGACAATTATCACGAATTCCAGTCCATAAATTTAAGGTCCATCATCAAATGCCACAATATTTCTGTTATCAGGGGCTCCTTTCGTACATAAATGATGATGATCGCGATGCGTTATATTATTTTCATAAAACGGTTATTCAAAACTTTAGTCCGATTAATAAATACTATCGAGTTTGGGCTAATCTTGGGATTAGCTGTGTTTACTTCAAGCAGAAAGATTATGTTAAATCACTGGAATTTGCGAAGGTTGCTAAACAACACTTAAACTTTGATGTCGCTACTAAGATTCATCAGCGGGTAAGGCTATTCATTGTCTTACGATTAAAATTAGCTAAATTATTCTATCAATTAAAAGCGTTTAAGATCTCAAATGCCGTTTGTTTTCAGACGATTAGTGATTCAGCTAAAATTCATTCAATGTATAAATTAAGGGATGTCTATACACAGATCAGCCAAAATTATCTAGGCTTAAATCAACCTAGTAATGCTGAATCAGCAAAACGCCAAGCACACGCTTTTCATCATGTTTACCAACATCCAGAGTCGTTGCCATCTCAAATTTAG
- a CDS encoding MetQ/NlpA family ABC transporter substrate-binding protein produces the protein MKKFSFFVGIVVLFIALLLIGPNTRPPKNTLVIGASNIPHAQILRHVEPQLRRKGVKLDIKVFQDYVMPNRALQGKELDANYFQTIAFLNQWNRQNHTHLVNCGSVHLEPIAIYSKKVHKLSQLRPHSKILVSSNAPDYGRILQLFSQAHLIKVKSGIPLDQANFDDIIKNPRHLIFKHSYEPKLLPEIYKNGEGDAVAINSNYAVQSGLNPKRDSIAYEKPARNSPYNNIIATRKSERHNPKIEKLLKALHSKATRRWIRKKYKSGVVPVK, from the coding sequence ATGAAGAAATTTTCCTTTTTTGTTGGGATTGTCGTTTTATTTATTGCGTTACTATTAATCGGACCTAACACCAGACCGCCCAAGAATACGTTAGTAATTGGTGCTTCCAATATTCCGCATGCCCAGATCCTACGTCATGTTGAGCCACAATTGAGACGGAAAGGCGTTAAGTTAGACATTAAGGTCTTTCAAGATTACGTAATGCCAAATCGAGCTCTTCAGGGAAAGGAACTGGACGCTAATTATTTCCAGACGATTGCCTTTCTTAACCAATGGAACCGTCAAAATCATACTCACTTGGTAAACTGTGGGTCAGTCCATTTGGAACCGATTGCAATTTATTCTAAAAAAGTTCATAAATTAAGCCAACTAAGACCTCATTCTAAAATTTTAGTTAGTAGCAACGCCCCAGACTATGGCCGAATTCTACAATTATTTTCACAGGCCCATTTGATTAAGGTCAAAAGTGGTATTCCTTTAGATCAGGCCAACTTTGATGATATTATTAAGAACCCACGGCATTTGATCTTTAAGCACAGTTATGAACCGAAGTTATTGCCCGAAATCTATAAAAATGGTGAAGGTGATGCCGTTGCGATCAACTCTAATTATGCGGTTCAAAGTGGTTTAAATCCAAAACGCGATTCAATTGCGTACGAAAAACCAGCCCGTAATTCGCCTTACAACAACATCATCGCCACCAGAAAGAGTGAGCGGCATAACCCGAAGATCGAAAAACTGCTTAAGGCTTTACATTCAAAGGCAACTCGGCGATGGATACGAAAGAAATACAAGAGCGGAGTTGTTCCAGTTAAATAG
- a CDS encoding D-alanine--D-alanine ligase family protein produces MNRKLHVALLFGGNSSEHDVSKRSARNIYDAMDKNKYRVSLFLMTRDMIILDDHDSREVLLNDVPEAKYAKKAKDNLDRHNPFANIANLGKCKDIDVFFPMIHGNLGEDGTIQGLFRLLQIPYVGSGILPSAMAFDKDVTKKILTYYGIRNTKYILLTPDNYKKWSFDALSKKLGNLIFLKPANQGSSVGIHQVHNEDEYEKGLKDAFRYDYKILAEQAIKGPEEYEISILGNEHPKASQVGAIRVPKHDKFYTYENKFVNASGVKFEIPAKMSEKLAKEITKMGLATYKALQLKGMARIDFLVSKDGTPYVGEANTLPGFTNISLYPQLWKAQGLSYSKLIDKLIKLAFAEFKHRSKLHHDFIPLKQK; encoded by the coding sequence ATGAACCGTAAATTGCACGTTGCTTTGTTATTTGGTGGTAATTCGTCAGAACATGATGTTTCTAAGCGATCCGCCCGTAATATTTATGACGCGATGGATAAGAACAAATATCGAGTAAGTTTATTTTTAATGACCAGAGACATGATTATTTTGGATGATCATGATTCTAGAGAAGTGTTATTGAATGATGTTCCAGAAGCCAAATATGCTAAGAAAGCTAAGGATAATTTAGATCGTCATAACCCGTTTGCCAATATTGCAAATCTTGGTAAATGTAAGGATATTGACGTCTTCTTCCCGATGATTCATGGTAATTTAGGTGAAGATGGGACAATTCAAGGTCTCTTTAGATTATTACAAATTCCATACGTGGGCAGTGGAATTTTACCGTCAGCTATGGCTTTTGATAAAGACGTAACTAAAAAGATCCTAACTTATTATGGTATTCGTAATACTAAATACATATTATTAACACCAGATAATTATAAAAAGTGGAGTTTTGATGCTTTAAGCAAGAAGCTTGGAAATTTAATATTCCTGAAGCCTGCTAATCAGGGTTCATCCGTTGGTATTCATCAGGTTCATAATGAAGATGAATATGAAAAAGGCTTAAAGGATGCTTTCCGTTACGATTACAAGATCTTAGCTGAGCAAGCAATTAAAGGTCCCGAAGAATACGAAATTTCCATTTTAGGTAATGAACATCCGAAGGCATCCCAAGTTGGTGCGATTCGAGTACCAAAGCATGATAAATTTTACACTTACGAAAATAAGTTTGTTAATGCAAGTGGCGTTAAATTTGAAATTCCTGCTAAGATGTCTGAAAAATTAGCTAAGGAAATCACTAAGATGGGTCTAGCTACATATAAAGCTCTTCAGTTAAAAGGCATGGCTAGAATTGACTTCTTGGTTTCTAAAGATGGAACCCCATACGTTGGTGAAGCTAACACGTTACCAGGTTTTACTAACATTAGTCTTTACCCGCAGTTATGGAAAGCTCAAGGGCTTAGCTATTCTAAATTGATTGATAAGTTAATCAAGTTAGCCTTTGCTGAATTTAAGCATCGTTCAAAGTTACACCATGACTTTATTCCGCTAAAACAGAAGTAA
- a CDS encoding methionine ABC transporter permease, translating into MGNQGLSSYFNFSTVNWHDMYAATWQTIWMTLVSMILVIVIGIILGLILFESSQRSGIWCKVLNWIVSFLVNVFRSIPYIILIVLLLPITKNLVGTIIGPQAALPSLIISAAPFYARMVESDFHEIDHGVIDAVKSMGANNWDLIWKVILPESTPALISGATVTTISLISYTAMAGAIGAGGLGNLAYLDGFQSNNNSVTLVATIIILIFVFIVQFLGDFFARHTDKREL; encoded by the coding sequence GTGGGTAATCAAGGACTTTCATCATATTTTAACTTCAGTACGGTTAACTGGCACGATATGTATGCCGCAACGTGGCAGACGATTTGGATGACGTTAGTATCAATGATTTTGGTAATTGTAATCGGGATTATTTTGGGTTTGATTCTGTTTGAATCAAGTCAGCGTTCTGGGATTTGGTGCAAGGTTCTCAACTGGATCGTATCTTTTCTGGTCAACGTTTTTCGATCCATTCCGTACATCATTTTGATTGTCTTACTGTTACCGATCACCAAGAATTTGGTCGGCACCATCATTGGGCCACAAGCCGCATTGCCGTCGTTGATTATTTCAGCGGCCCCGTTTTACGCTCGAATGGTTGAATCGGATTTTCATGAAATTGATCATGGCGTAATTGATGCCGTTAAATCAATGGGTGCTAATAACTGGGACTTGATTTGGAAAGTTATTTTACCGGAAAGTACTCCAGCATTAATATCAGGAGCCACCGTAACCACGATTTCTCTAATTTCATATACAGCAATGGCTGGTGCCATCGGTGCTGGTGGCTTAGGTAACCTTGCTTATTTAGATGGTTTTCAATCAAATAATAACAGTGTTACCCTGGTTGCTACGATCATCATTCTGATCTTCGTCTTCATCGTTCAGTTTCTTGGTGATTTCTTCGCTCGTCATACGGACAAGCGAGAATTATAG
- a CDS encoding SPFH domain-containing protein yields the protein MKEKIAFHVNGYVGLIVAILLALVSIVAVISKSVSGIAFGTLGLIIAFVIASSLTVIQPNEAKVLTFFGRYIGTIRDAGLFVTVPLTNKTPVSLRVRNFNSQIIKVNDQQGNPVEISAVIVYKVVDTAQALFNVEDYEHFIAVQSESAIRHVSGEYPYDSFDNPHAKTLRGNSADVSHELTVELQDRLKIAGLKIIETRINHLAYATEIASAMLQRQQASAILSARKIIVKGAVSIAESAIDELEKEGHHKLSPAHEDQMLNNLLVSIINERGTQNVINTDDIK from the coding sequence ATGAAAGAGAAAATTGCTTTTCACGTCAATGGTTACGTTGGTTTGATCGTTGCCATCTTACTGGCTTTAGTTAGTATCGTGGCGGTAATTAGTAAGTCCGTTTCGGGAATTGCTTTTGGAACGCTCGGTTTAATCATTGCGTTTGTGATTGCAAGTTCATTGACCGTTATTCAGCCGAATGAAGCTAAAGTATTGACGTTTTTTGGCCGTTATATTGGAACGATCAGGGATGCTGGGTTGTTTGTCACGGTTCCGTTAACGAATAAAACACCGGTTTCCTTACGGGTCCGTAACTTTAATAGTCAGATTATTAAAGTTAATGATCAGCAGGGAAACCCCGTTGAAATTTCTGCGGTAATCGTGTACAAAGTCGTTGATACCGCCCAGGCCTTATTTAACGTTGAAGATTATGAACACTTTATTGCTGTTCAGAGTGAGTCGGCCATCCGTCATGTTTCGGGTGAATATCCATATGATTCATTTGATAACCCGCACGCAAAGACGCTTCGCGGTAATTCGGCCGACGTCTCACATGAATTGACGGTTGAATTACAGGATCGTTTAAAGATTGCTGGCTTAAAGATTATTGAAACCAGAATCAATCATTTGGCTTACGCAACGGAGATTGCCAGTGCAATGTTACAGCGCCAACAGGCGAGTGCCATTCTGTCAGCCCGTAAGATCATCGTTAAGGGTGCCGTTTCAATTGCTGAAAGTGCAATTGACGAGCTAGAAAAAGAGGGTCATCATAAGCTATCGCCAGCCCATGAAGATCAGATGTTAAATAATTTATTGGTGTCGATTATTAACGAACGTGGAACACAAAACGTCATTAATACTGACGACATCAAGTGA
- a CDS encoding DNA-3-methyladenine glycosylase I → MQQYHDQEWGVPEYNEQQLFALLSLEIFQAGLQWKLILQKRDAIYQAFDNFDYSKVARYSGADLKRLLNNKKIIRNRLKIKAIISNAKRLVKLHHAGITLRHLTWSPVNNTPLDHLIVNNNEPLDYSKFIEPFLIKFRYYQFKRIGPKTLYSYLQAVGVVNDHLTKCFRHSQIS, encoded by the coding sequence TTGCAACAATATCATGACCAAGAATGGGGCGTCCCCGAATATAACGAACAGCAATTGTTTGCGCTACTGTCGTTAGAGATTTTCCAAGCGGGACTCCAGTGGAAATTAATCTTGCAGAAACGGGATGCCATTTATCAAGCTTTTGATAATTTTGATTATTCAAAAGTAGCCAGGTATTCGGGAGCCGATTTAAAACGTTTGCTAAATAATAAGAAAATAATTCGGAATCGATTAAAGATTAAGGCGATTATTTCCAATGCTAAAAGATTAGTTAAATTGCATCATGCGGGAATTACACTCCGCCATTTAACTTGGTCGCCTGTAAATAATACGCCGTTGGATCATCTAATTGTGAATAATAATGAACCCTTGGATTATTCCAAATTTATTGAACCGTTTCTGATAAAATTTCGTTATTATCAATTCAAACGAATTGGACCGAAAACTTTATATTCGTATTTACAAGCCGTTGGTGTGGTTAACGATCATTTAACCAAATGTTTCCGACATTCACAGATTTCTTAA
- a CDS encoding universal stress protein, whose amino-acid sequence MTTNYQQILVPIDGSKNAKLAFKRAMTVAKANHANLHLVNVIDTRAFDNISSVDESTIDQLTKDTKKSLDKYQAVAKKAGLNVDYSIEFGSPKTIISHQMTKRWHIDLIIMGANGLTTVERVLIGSVAAYVSHAAPCDTLLVRK is encoded by the coding sequence ATGACAACTAATTACCAACAAATTTTAGTCCCAATCGATGGTTCTAAAAACGCTAAACTAGCTTTTAAACGAGCTATGACTGTCGCCAAAGCTAACCACGCTAATCTTCATTTAGTTAACGTCATCGATACCCGGGCTTTTGATAACATTTCAAGTGTTGATGAATCCACAATTGATCAATTGACAAAGGACACCAAAAAATCACTTGATAAGTATCAAGCCGTTGCTAAAAAGGCCGGTTTAAACGTCGATTACTCCATTGAATTTGGTTCACCAAAGACGATCATTTCTCATCAAATGACTAAACGTTGGCATATCGATTTAATTATCATGGGTGCTAATGGTTTAACCACTGTTGAACGAGTACTGATCGGTTCCGTTGCCGCATATGTATCTCATGCCGCACCTTGTGACACGTTACTAGTTAGAAAATAA